Below is a genomic region from Piscirickettsia litoralis.
TAATGGCACCGGATGACCTAATTCTGCGCTTACTGTTGTACATTATTATCTCCTTGCAATGGTTTAACGCCTTGATAGCCTATCGGTGGCGGCTGATGTGATAGCCCACTTGATTCCTTGCCATATTGGTTTAATCCTGGCTGCTGCACAGGTTGTGAATGGTTTTGCGTTTGACTTGGGTTTTTACCGCCCAAAAACTGCATATTGTCAGCAACAATTTCGGTGATGTAGCGCTCTTGCCCGCTTTGATCTTGCCATTTTCGTGTTTTTAGTTTGCCTTCGATATAGACCTGTGAACCTTTACGTAAATATTCACCTGCAAGCTCACCTAAGCGACGAAACAATACAATGCGATGCCACTCCGTATTCTCTTGTTGCTGCCCCGTGTTGCGATCTTTCCAACTTTCGGAGGTGGCAACCGTGATATTGGCAATCGCATCACCTGACTGGGTGTAGCGAATTTCAGGATCGCGCCCTAAATTACCCACAATGATTACTTTATTGACTCCTCTCATCATTACTCACCTATCTACAATAATGCTTAATTCATCTTCAGGTATGTTTCTTTCTTTCGGCTCATCACTATATTTATCCCTATGAAACCAATCTGGACAGTTATATTTTCTCCATGCAATAACACCTTGTAGCTCAATACCGCCATCAGTATTTTCATGAAAAGCTATAAATCTTTTATCAAAATATTTTCCTCCAACAACACATCCTGAAACTTCACCTCTGTATTTATCAAAAAACGTAACAGGTTCACTTGTGGCAGATTTAACTTCTGGCTCTCTATCATTTATATCAATCCACTTGCTCATTT
It encodes:
- the ssb gene encoding single-stranded DNA-binding protein: MMRGVNKVIIVGNLGRDPEIRYTQSGDAIANITVATSESWKDRNTGQQQENTEWHRIVLFRRLGELAGEYLRKGSQVYIEGKLKTRKWQDQSGQERYITEIVADNMQFLGGKNPSQTQNHSQPVQQPGLNQYGKESSGLSHQPPPIGYQGVKPLQGDNNVQQ